The window ATTGGGTTCGGTTGCTGCCGATAGGCTGGAATGTCCTGTCCTGAATAACTTGCAGGAGTTTGATCTGGGTTGCGGCAGTGATTGTGCCGATTTCGTCGAGGAAGATGGTTCCCTTTGATGCTTGTTCGAATTTGCCTTTTTTGGTTTTGATTGCCCCAGTGAAAGAACCTTTTGCATGGCCAAACAGTTCACTCTCGATAAGCGATTCGGGAATTGCCCCGCAATGAACGCTCATCATCGATTCTCCGCTCCTTTGGGAGCTGTCATGGATCAATCGGGCAATGACTCCTTTACCAGTTCCTGTTTCCCCAGTAAGTAGCACTGTTGTTTCAGTCTTGCTTACGAGAGCAACTTTTTCCAGCATTTGGTGCATCACTCTCGATTTGGTCTTGATCATTGTCGGATACCCTGTTCCGACATCGGGTGCGAGAAATGATATTGGATTGAATGCCGGGTCTGGCTGGTTGATAACCGAATGGACAGCCGTGATAATCTGGTCGTGGGTTGTTGGCAAGGTAAGGCATGGGGTGCCATTGTTGCTCAGTCTTACTGCTTTGCTGCTGGTCGCTGTGGAAGTAAGAATAACGATTTTTGCTTCAGGGGCAACTTTCCGAAGTGTGGCATAAAATTCCATATACCCATTTTTTCCGGTTTCCGGGATGGTATCTATATCAAAAATCAATGCATCCGGCTGTTGTTCTATCAGGATATTTGTTGCCTTTTGCATGATGCCGGTTTGATGTTTGCTCAAAAGGTTACGTAGTGAGCTTGGGAACAAAGAATCCTGGGCTGGCCTATCAGTTATAATGAGTATGCTGGCTACCATGGCAGTGTTGTCTCTTTATCGCTCGTGATTGTTAGAATTAATTCGGGCCCAGGACTTTACCTTCCCTTCTTACCTCGGCAATCCCCTGAAATTCGTTTTTTGTCTGGCAACGCATGGCGGCATAGATTGCGCCTAGATAAAAGGAATATGGTTCCCGCTTAACGAGCTGATAGCCTGTCTTTTTTAACGAGCGGATAACTTTTTTGTCAAATCTGTCGAGTTCCAGGCTTAGTTCCCCCCCGGGGCTGCAGTGCAATCTTGGTTGTTCCATAGCCTCGTATAACGTTTTGTTGCCGTCAATGAGGTTGATGATGAATTGGGCCATGGTTGAAAAAATTCGGTCGCTACCTGGGCTGCCAAGGGTTAACCAGGGTTTTTCGTTCATAAACATGATAGTTGGCGCAAGTGAAGACCAGGGCGTTGCGTTTGGCCTGAGGTAATATGGGTGGCTCGGGTCTTTGACTTCAAGAGTGTTGATGTAGTTATTATATAGAAATCCGAGGCCTTCGGCTGCTGCTCTGCAACCATATAATGATTCGATAGACTGACTTATGCCAACAGCATTACCTTCTTTGTCCATCACTGAGAGATGTGTGGTGTCGTTCCCGGTATTGAGGTAATTGCGCATAGTGGTCTCAGGCCCGGTCTTCGAGAGGATGGAGTTGTAAAGATCGGCAGCGAAAGAGGGGGAGGCCATGGTGTGGTCGTTTTCCTGTCTGTACATCTCTGGACGAATAGGATGCTGCTGCCGTTGGAGTAAAGCATGGCGTAGGGTCTCGGCAAGAATGCGGGCACTTTGCGGCGTCATTGTGCTGATGAAGTCGGGCTCCGCATTATTGAGCATCTGCAGGACGAGAAGAAGATCTCTCCCTGCAGCCGGCGGGGGGACAGTGAAGATTTTCACATTTCGATAATGGCCCAGGATTGGCTTACGTACCACCGGCCACGGTATGAAGGCAAGATCGTCCCGACGGATGAGTCCGCCATGGGCTCGCATGTCTTCCTCAATCTGTTGAGCA of the Desulfosediminicola ganghwensis genome contains:
- a CDS encoding sigma-54-dependent transcriptional regulator → MSKHQTGIMQKATNILIEQQPDALIFDIDTIPETGKNGYMEFYATLRKVAPEAKIVILTSTATSSKAVRLSNNGTPCLTLPTTHDQIITAVHSVINQPDPAFNPISFLAPDVGTGYPTMIKTKSRVMHQMLEKVALVSKTETTVLLTGETGTGKGVIARLIHDSSQRSGESMMSVHCGAIPESLIESELFGHAKGSFTGAIKTKKGKFEQASKGTIFLDEIGTITAATQIKLLQVIQDRTFQPIGSNRTQSTDVRIIAASNNDLGKMAQQGEFRTDLFYRLNIFPVEVPPLRMRKEDISLFIDYFLCQFNAKHGKMIFDLTDEVLECFQQYEWPGNIRELENLLERAYILAQNSYLDATLFPTDLFKLRPSQINPLTCKNNTSHTSIKRLAEIRDEAVRKSEKEYLCTLLSMHNGKIEATAKTAGVSRRQIHKLLTKHNIKKELFKNKAHKVAEDSHQ
- a CDS encoding gamma-glutamyltransferase family protein, with amino-acid sequence MDFQKIEKHERDDCGGHFGRSQHGIVVTAFHEATKAGVSMLEKGGNAVDAACAASMALCVCEPQSSGLGGQGIGMIHINGQTFALDGSSRVPSLAHNQRIQKGERSFGYKSATIPSIPALIGYLHLEYGKLDWDEMLQPAIELASTGYAISELQHTHQVNLLDSFLRSETLSGAKYFLKNGIEPYNVGDLFVQKDLAGVLSILAKEGPRSFYLGKIAQQIEEDMRAHGGLIRRDDLAFIPWPVVRKPILGHYRNVKIFTVPPPAAGRDLLLVLQMLNNAEPDFISTMTPQSARILAETLRHALLQRQQHPIRPEMYRQENDHTMASPSFAADLYNSILSKTGPETTMRNYLNTGNDTTHLSVMDKEGNAVGISQSIESLYGCRAAAEGLGFLYNNYINTLEVKDPSHPYYLRPNATPWSSLAPTIMFMNEKPWLTLGSPGSDRIFSTMAQFIINLIDGNKTLYEAMEQPRLHCSPGGELSLELDRFDKKVIRSLKKTGYQLVKREPYSFYLGAIYAAMRCQTKNEFQGIAEVRREGKVLGPN